One window from the genome of Methanobrevibacter sp. encodes:
- a CDS encoding radical SAM mobile pair protein B produces the protein MNVLITEKEVKNVITKSNLPVCDFSVNPYLGCLHACKYCYASFMKCFSKHTEPWGEFLDIKYWDEIKNPHKYDGKTMFISSVTDPYQPLEEKYERTKTLLEQLQGANVGLSIATKSDLILRDLDLLKSFENVRVSFSINTLDENFKNDMDDAVSIKRRLKAMKTLYDEGIRTTCFISPIFPEITDVPSIINKTKDYCNLIWLENLNLRGDYKSTILNYIKENYPDLFPLYDLTYNKKDRGYWKSLNNELKEYCENQGLLYLRDDDSIIHPFDEPPIVVNYFYHEEITKTAKRRNNRHH, from the coding sequence ATGAATGTGTTAATCACTGAAAAAGAAGTGAAAAATGTAATTACAAAATCAAATCTGCCGGTGTGTGACTTTTCAGTAAATCCATATTTAGGCTGTCTTCATGCATGTAAATACTGCTATGCCTCCTTCATGAAATGCTTTTCAAAACACACAGAACCCTGGGGAGAATTTTTGGATATAAAATACTGGGATGAAATTAAAAATCCTCATAAATATGATGGAAAAACAATGTTTATCAGCTCAGTTACTGATCCATACCAACCACTTGAAGAAAAATATGAAAGAACAAAAACATTGCTGGAACAATTACAAGGTGCCAATGTAGGATTGAGCATTGCAACAAAATCCGATTTGATACTAAGAGATTTGGATTTGTTGAAATCATTTGAAAACGTTAGAGTTTCTTTTTCAATCAATACTTTAGATGAAAACTTTAAAAATGATATGGATGATGCTGTAAGTATAAAAAGACGCCTTAAAGCCATGAAAACATTATATGATGAAGGAATTAGAACAACATGTTTTATCTCACCAATATTTCCTGAAATTACTGATGTTCCATCCATTATTAACAAAACCAAAGATTATTGCAATTTGATTTGGCTTGAAAATTTAAACTTGAGGGGCGACTATAAATCAACCATCTTAAATTATATTAAAGAAAATTATCCTGATTTATTTCCATTATATGATTTGACATATAATAAAAAAGATAGAGGCTATTGGAAGAGTCTGAATAATGAACTTAAGGAATACTGCGAAAATCAAGGATTGCTGTATCTTAGGGATGATGACTCTATCATACATCCTTTTGATGAACCGCCAATTGTTGTAAATTATTTCTATCATGAAGAAATAACAAAAACTGCAAAAAGAAGAAATAACAGACATCATTAG
- a CDS encoding ATP-binding protein, translated as MENNEKRQYLFNILKTTPDIVEYSIKMSDNELNKRNDFFELKNRIDLFLDNGSDARFYIMPGLRGVGKTTILFQLYDYLTNTREINPNQILYLDLDRLKDQGEFNILDYTDLFIKDINEEAYLNRNPLFIFVDESQYSDNWDHVGKIIFDENKKVFLIFTGSDALNLEYSMDSARRSIKKGIYPLNFSEYLYLKYDCSMPENISQTLFNMIFSGEIEDSLKIEKQVQLNVYNKFKRDSDKIWQDFIQYGGLPSSFNLPHQEVIQTTIDIKNRVLEKDLDLISSFTTPIRQSSYSILNTIALQKPGSLSVQKLANNFELSKTSVLNILESFCNAHLIFSVDAYGSITKRNRYPREYYFLSTQMKACIYQLNGQSTQTKGDYFGSLLENYVASSLFMMKEKTKRDFGIFYDSRKKSNVDFLINTIMGDIIPIEVGIGDKNKRQIKNAMNKYNSDFGIVISNKTQSIVKDDGVVFIPIKTFSLM; from the coding sequence ATGGAAAACAATGAAAAAAGGCAATATTTATTTAATATCTTAAAAACAACACCTGATATTGTAGAATATTCAATTAAAATGTCAGATAATGAATTGAATAAAAGAAATGATTTTTTTGAACTAAAAAATAGAATTGATTTATTTCTTGATAACGGCAGTGATGCCAGATTTTACATAATGCCTGGACTACGCGGTGTTGGAAAGACAACTATTTTATTTCAACTTTATGATTACTTAACCAATACAAGAGAAATTAATCCAAATCAGATATTATACCTTGATTTAGACAGGCTTAAAGATCAAGGGGAATTCAATATTTTAGATTATACTGATTTATTTATTAAGGATATTAATGAGGAAGCTTATTTGAACAGGAATCCATTATTTATTTTTGTTGATGAGTCACAATATTCAGATAATTGGGACCATGTTGGAAAAATCATTTTTGATGAAAATAAAAAGGTATTCTTAATATTCACTGGTTCAGACGCATTAAATCTAGAATATTCCATGGATTCAGCTAGACGTTCTATTAAAAAGGGAATATATCCTCTAAATTTTTCAGAATATCTATACTTAAAATATGATTGCAGCATGCCTGAAAATATTAGTCAAACACTTTTTAACATGATTTTTTCTGGTGAAATTGAAGATTCTCTAAAAATTGAGAAGCAAGTTCAACTTAATGTTTATAATAAGTTTAAAAGGGATTCTGATAAAATTTGGCAGGATTTTATTCAATATGGTGGATTGCCGTCTTCATTTAATTTACCTCATCAAGAAGTTATCCAAACAACAATTGATATAAAAAATAGGGTTCTTGAAAAGGACTTGGATTTAATTTCATCATTCACAACTCCTATTCGCCAATCCTCTTATTCAATTTTAAATACAATTGCTCTTCAAAAACCAGGGTCTCTGTCAGTTCAAAAATTGGCGAATAATTTTGAATTATCTAAAACATCTGTTTTAAATATTTTAGAATCATTTTGCAATGCTCATTTGATTTTCAGTGTGGATGCCTATGGTTCAATAACTAAAAGAAATAGATACCCCCGTGAATATTATTTTTTATCAACTCAGATGAAAGCTTGCATTTATCAATTAAATGGCCAATCAACACAAACTAAAGGAGATTATTTTGGATCATTACTGGAAAATTATGTTGCCTCTTCATTATTCATGATGAAAGAGAAAACTAAAAGGGATTTTGGAATATTCTATGATTCAAGGAAAAAGAGTAATGTTGATTTTTTAATTAATACAATTATGGGAGATATAATTCCTATTGAAGTGGGTATTGGTGATAAAAATAAAAGGCAAATAAAAAATGCTATGAATAAATATAATTCTGATTTTGGAATTGTAATTTCAAATAAAACTCAAAGTATTGTTAAAGATGATGGGGTAGTATTCATTCCAATTAAAACATTTTCATTAATGTAA
- a CDS encoding ATP-binding protein, translated as MDEIASITNTNLTETQFYNRVDEINMLSNLLASTEFNSSPTILLTGIRGVGKTALIKKIKNKFDKEYLVVDIDLSRSNAYQQKNLTRGSIIKIIYDSIIKSSKEFGLRTVGKQIEKYFKTNKFKIDKILSYEHIPIPVFEREDNYAKLADFVMELPQKIYEDNSDKLKGVFIFIDEIQLIKDLDNVDKFLWYMRSFIQNQKNVAYIFCGSMSLKDSLINDLNGKDGAFGGRMLTIEIHPFSKQTTIDYIKSLSRNIQMDVGASERFYKCTRGIPYYINIFAKILPENITLTENNIIELFKDSIDYLALHFVFMWSKLTFQEQKIVISLLDNPKKRIEIANSLEVTSGSLNRPLNRLLDFDLIEYANDKYQITDPIFTYWLKNSYEKNGIYPFRSI; from the coding sequence ATGGATGAAATTGCAAGCATTACAAATACAAATTTAACCGAAACACAATTCTACAATAGAGTAGATGAAATTAACATGTTGTCAAATTTATTGGCTAGCACTGAATTCAATTCATCACCAACTATACTGTTGACAGGAATTAGGGGAGTGGGAAAGACAGCACTCATCAAAAAAATTAAAAATAAATTTGACAAGGAATATTTGGTTGTCGATATTGACTTGTCAAGAAGCAATGCATACCAACAGAAAAACCTGACAAGAGGCAGTATAATCAAAATAATCTATGACTCAATAATAAAATCCTCAAAGGAATTCGGCTTAAGAACAGTTGGCAAACAAATAGAAAAATACTTCAAAACAAATAAATTCAAAATAGATAAGATTCTATCTTACGAACACATTCCAATACCAGTCTTTGAAAGAGAGGACAATTATGCAAAATTAGCGGACTTTGTAATGGAATTGCCTCAAAAAATTTATGAAGACAACAGTGACAAATTGAAAGGAGTATTCATTTTCATTGACGAAATCCAATTGATTAAAGATTTGGACAATGTGGACAAATTCTTATGGTATATGCGTAGCTTCATTCAAAACCAAAAGAATGTTGCATACATATTTTGCGGTAGTATGAGTTTAAAGGACAGCCTGATCAATGATTTAAATGGAAAAGATGGTGCATTTGGAGGAAGAATGCTGACAATTGAAATACATCCGTTTTCAAAGCAAACCACCATAGATTATATTAAATCACTTTCAAGGAACATACAAATGGATGTTGGGGCATCTGAAAGATTTTACAAATGCACTCGTGGAATACCATATTACATCAACATATTTGCAAAAATTCTTCCGGAGAACATAACCTTAACAGAAAATAACATTATCGAGTTATTTAAAGATTCAATCGACTATCTTGCACTACATTTTGTATTCATGTGGTCTAAATTAACATTTCAAGAACAAAAAATAGTAATTTCTTTACTTGACAACCCTAAAAAAAGAATTGAAATAGCTAACTCATTAGAAGTTACTAGCGGTTCACTTAATAGGCCATTAAATCGCCTGCTTGACTTTGACTTGATTGAATATGCAAATGACAAATATCAGATTACAGATCCAATATTTACCTATTGGCTTAAGAATAGTTATGAAAAAAATGGAATATATCCATTCAGAAGCATTTAA